The following are from one region of the Aquirufa lenticrescens genome:
- the def gene encoding peptide deformylase, producing MIYPIIPYGDPVLRKVASPIELGSIDLIKLSEDMFETMYAASGVGLAAPQIGMDIRLFVVDGRPMNEGEKDEDVDESLIGFKKVFVNPTILEETGDEWGFEEGCLSIPGIRGEVYRPEYVKIHYWTEQGEERTDVFESLAARIIQHEYDHIEGILFTDHLNPVKKRLIKNKLSDITRGKVSVDYKMKLTR from the coding sequence ATGATTTATCCAATTATACCCTACGGGGACCCTGTTTTAAGAAAAGTCGCATCCCCTATTGAATTAGGGAGCATCGATTTAATCAAATTATCGGAAGATATGTTTGAGACCATGTATGCGGCTAGCGGCGTTGGTTTAGCTGCGCCTCAGATCGGCATGGACATTCGGTTGTTTGTGGTGGACGGCCGTCCCATGAATGAGGGAGAAAAAGACGAGGATGTGGATGAGTCATTAATTGGATTTAAGAAAGTGTTTGTGAATCCGACTATTTTGGAAGAAACAGGCGACGAATGGGGATTCGAGGAAGGATGTCTTTCAATCCCAGGTATTCGCGGCGAAGTTTATCGCCCAGAATACGTGAAAATTCACTATTGGACTGAGCAAGGCGAAGAAAGAACGGATGTATTCGAAAGCTTAGCAGCTCGCATTATCCAACATGAATACGATCATATCGAAGGTATTTTATTCACAGATCATTTGAATCCAGTGAAAAAACGCCTCATCAAAAATAAGTTAAGTGATATCACGAGAGGAAAAGTTTCCGTGGATTACAAAATGAAGCTTACTCGTTAA
- a CDS encoding inorganic pyrophosphatase — MNRNFFKAHPWHGVQIGDQMPELVTAFIEIVPTDTVKYEIDKQTGYLKIDRPQKFSNIVPALYGFLPQTYCSDGIAELARKYSGKDIERGDGDPLDILVLSERAITHGDILCQAIPIGGIRMIDKGEADDKIIAVLKDDPIYGKWKDIADAPKDIVERLRHYFWTYKMLPGETTSNAVDIDDIYGREVAFEVIRQAREDYRKNFG, encoded by the coding sequence ATGAATAGAAACTTCTTTAAGGCACATCCTTGGCATGGCGTTCAAATAGGTGACCAAATGCCTGAATTAGTGACCGCGTTTATTGAAATTGTTCCTACGGACACAGTAAAATACGAGATTGACAAGCAAACGGGATATTTAAAGATTGACCGCCCGCAGAAATTCTCGAACATTGTTCCGGCTTTATATGGCTTTTTGCCGCAAACCTATTGTTCTGACGGTATCGCGGAATTAGCGCGTAAGTATTCTGGTAAGGATATTGAAAGAGGGGATGGCGATCCATTGGATATTTTAGTGCTTTCAGAGCGTGCGATTACGCACGGAGATATTTTATGTCAGGCGATTCCGATTGGGGGAATTCGCATGATTGATAAGGGTGAGGCGGATGATAAAATCATTGCGGTGTTAAAGGATGATCCGATTTATGGCAAATGGAAAGACATTGCGGATGCGCCTAAAGATATTGTGGAGCGCTTGAGACATTATTTCTGGACGTACAAAATGTTGCCAGGAGAAACTACCTCAAATGCGGTAGATATTGATGATATTTATGGTCGCGAGGTGGCGTTTGAAGTAATTCGCCAGGCGCGCGAGGATTACCGTAAAAACTTTGGTTAG
- the sppA gene encoding signal peptide peptidase SppA, translating into MWQFVKYSLATVVGLFLFAIVSLLLLAGVGAAIGSSDEVYDLKDNSVLKLDLNRPIVENATPEDNPFAALTDLYFAPPENLGLIQVLSALERAKVDPKIKGIYLDASFPIAGYAQLSEIREAIQKFQKSGKFVYAYANSYTEKGYYISSVADKTYLNPNGLLDFNGISVQYTFYKKALDKLEIEPLVFRVGTYKSAVEPFIREDMSEENKAQTSSFLQSINTYVFDKIARSKNIPVRKLDQIADSLQAFEPSNAEKLGMVKQGYWDEFEALLKKASGEKEKVIYVSVNNYLKAKNPIDEVEGKDRIAVLVAEGEISGTRASEGNIGSDDFVKELKKLRESKSVKAIVLRIDSPGGSSLASDIMWREIELTKKVKPIISSMSNYAASGGYYMAMGTDVIVAQPTTITGSIGIFAAWFNVDNFLKNTLGITQDHVNTHANSNFMNSAGALTDFQKSVVQNSVNKGYLSFTTKAAAGRKMTLQRLQSLAGGRVWTGAQAKQVGLVDELGGLDKAIEIAAAKVKLKPGTYKVSVYPKAKSFVDELLNSATSETSLSERLLAKNIPWASSVLEVNRWKKREGFLAMMPYLMEFE; encoded by the coding sequence ATGTGGCAATTTGTCAAGTATTCGTTAGCGACTGTTGTAGGACTTTTTCTTTTTGCAATCGTCTCTTTATTGCTTTTGGCTGGTGTAGGTGCCGCCATCGGTAGTTCAGATGAGGTGTATGATTTGAAAGATAACTCCGTTTTAAAACTGGATTTGAATCGCCCGATTGTAGAAAATGCGACGCCGGAGGATAATCCATTTGCGGCACTTACGGATTTGTATTTTGCACCGCCAGAAAATTTGGGATTAATTCAGGTTTTGTCAGCGTTAGAGCGCGCGAAAGTAGATCCTAAAATCAAGGGTATTTATTTAGATGCTAGTTTTCCGATCGCAGGATATGCTCAGCTTTCCGAGATTCGGGAGGCGATTCAGAAGTTCCAAAAGTCTGGCAAATTCGTCTATGCTTATGCGAATTCATATACAGAAAAGGGCTATTACATTTCATCTGTGGCGGATAAGACCTATTTAAATCCAAATGGTTTATTGGATTTTAACGGTATTAGTGTTCAATATACGTTTTACAAGAAAGCGTTAGACAAATTAGAAATAGAACCTTTAGTGTTCCGAGTAGGTACCTATAAGTCAGCGGTTGAGCCATTTATTCGGGAGGACATGAGCGAAGAAAATAAGGCACAGACATCCTCATTCTTACAATCAATTAACACGTATGTGTTTGATAAAATTGCTCGTTCTAAAAATATCCCGGTACGTAAATTAGATCAAATTGCTGATAGTTTACAGGCTTTTGAACCTTCTAATGCAGAGAAATTAGGAATGGTGAAGCAAGGATATTGGGATGAGTTTGAGGCTTTATTAAAGAAAGCCTCTGGCGAGAAAGAGAAAGTGATTTATGTGTCGGTGAATAATTATTTGAAGGCAAAAAATCCGATTGATGAGGTTGAAGGAAAGGATCGAATTGCGGTTTTAGTGGCCGAGGGAGAGATTTCTGGAACGAGAGCTTCAGAGGGAAATATTGGCTCAGATGATTTCGTAAAAGAATTGAAGAAATTACGTGAGAGTAAATCAGTCAAAGCGATCGTGCTTCGCATTGATTCTCCAGGAGGATCTTCTTTAGCGTCTGATATCATGTGGCGCGAGATTGAATTGACTAAGAAGGTAAAACCGATTATCTCGTCTATGTCGAATTATGCAGCTTCTGGCGGCTATTACATGGCAATGGGAACGGATGTGATTGTGGCACAACCTACGACAATTACAGGTTCGATTGGAATCTTTGCGGCCTGGTTTAATGTGGATAATTTCTTGAAAAATACCTTAGGTATCACGCAGGATCACGTGAATACGCATGCAAATTCGAATTTTATGAATTCGGCTGGGGCCTTAACCGATTTCCAAAAGTCAGTTGTCCAAAATTCGGTGAACAAGGGCTATCTGTCGTTTACCACCAAAGCTGCGGCGGGTCGTAAGATGACCCTACAGCGTTTACAATCGTTAGCGGGTGGACGTGTTTGGACGGGTGCACAAGCAAAGCAAGTGGGCTTAGTGGATGAATTAGGTGGTTTGGATAAGGCAATTGAAATTGCGGCTGCTAAGGTGAAATTAAAGCCGGGTACCTATAAGGTGTCGGTCTATCCGAAGGCAAAATCATTCGTAGACGAGTTATTGAATTCAGCGACTTCTGAAACATCGCTTTCAGAGCGTTTGCTAGCTAAAAATATCCCTTGGGCTTCGTCTGTTTTAGAGGTGAACCGTTGGAAAAAGAGAGAAGGCTTCTTAGCAATGATGCCTTATTTAATGGAATTTGAATAG
- the bioB gene encoding biotin synthase BioB, protein MVRNNWTREEVEKIYNQPFLDLVYQAATVHRENFDPNEVQISTLLSIKTGGCPEDCSYCSQAARYHTNVKVQKLLPYEEVIQAANRAKDSGSSRFCMGAAWREVRDNKDFDRVLDMVKGVNSLGMEVCCTLGMLSEEQAQKLKDAGLYAYNHNIDTSEEYYDDVISTRTYDDRLETLGNVRKAKLSVCSGGIIGMGESAGDRIGMLLTLANLPEHPESVPVNNLVPVEGTPFENQKTASVWDLVRVIATARIMMPKSAVRLSAGRLELNYEGQAFCFMAGANSIFSGDVLLTTPNPDTKSDAELFQILSIKPKEAFKDARKSGIEFNQIPSAQGLEHKH, encoded by the coding sequence ATGGTACGTAATAATTGGACTCGTGAAGAGGTAGAAAAAATATACAACCAACCCTTTTTGGATTTGGTCTATCAAGCTGCGACAGTACACCGCGAGAATTTTGATCCGAATGAGGTACAAATCTCGACCTTGCTTTCCATCAAAACGGGTGGTTGCCCAGAGGATTGTTCTTATTGTTCGCAGGCAGCTCGCTACCACACGAACGTGAAAGTGCAAAAATTACTTCCTTACGAGGAGGTTATTCAGGCAGCTAATCGTGCGAAAGATAGCGGAAGTTCTCGCTTCTGCATGGGAGCGGCTTGGCGCGAAGTGCGTGATAACAAGGACTTTGACCGGGTGCTAGACATGGTAAAAGGAGTGAACTCGCTAGGGATGGAAGTTTGCTGTACGTTAGGGATGTTATCTGAAGAGCAAGCGCAGAAATTAAAGGATGCGGGTCTTTATGCCTACAACCACAATATCGATACGAGTGAGGAATATTACGATGATGTTATCTCAACGCGTACCTACGATGATCGTTTAGAGACGCTAGGAAACGTACGTAAAGCAAAATTATCAGTTTGTTCAGGTGGAATCATCGGTATGGGCGAAAGTGCCGGAGATCGCATCGGAATGCTTTTGACGCTAGCGAATTTACCTGAGCACCCTGAATCAGTTCCGGTAAACAATCTAGTTCCAGTAGAGGGAACACCTTTTGAGAATCAAAAGACGGCGTCTGTTTGGGATTTAGTCCGTGTTATCGCCACAGCTAGAATCATGATGCCTAAATCAGCTGTTCGTTTGTCAGCGGGTCGTTTAGAATTGAACTATGAAGGCCAAGCGTTCTGCTTTATGGCAGGTGCGAATTCGATTTTCTCTGGTGATGTCTTATTAACGACGCCTAATCCCGATACGAAATCAGATGCGGAATTATTCCAAATCTTGAGCATCAAGCCGAAGGAAGCCTTCAAAGATGCACGTAAATCAGGGATTGAATTTAATCAGATTCCCAGTGCGCAAGGCTTAGAGCACAAGCACTAG
- a CDS encoding GNAT family N-acetyltransferase, with the protein MLEIKSPQTDSDWKAYYALRFSVLREPWNQPLGSEVLADEDKAIHAIAVENEEVLGVARMHESAEKQGQVRCVATATEAQGKGIGKAIMAYLEEKAKQKGWTEIVLEARENAVAFYQAIGYSIVAESYLLFGEIQHYRMQKSL; encoded by the coding sequence ATGCTAGAAATAAAATCCCCCCAAACCGACTCTGACTGGAAAGCCTATTACGCCTTGCGGTTTAGCGTATTAAGAGAGCCTTGGAACCAACCTTTAGGTTCAGAAGTTTTGGCAGATGAGGACAAAGCTATTCATGCCATCGCAGTGGAAAACGAAGAAGTTCTGGGAGTTGCGCGTATGCATGAGTCCGCTGAAAAGCAAGGCCAGGTGCGTTGTGTCGCAACAGCTACCGAAGCTCAGGGCAAGGGAATCGGGAAAGCCATTATGGCTTATTTAGAAGAAAAAGCAAAGCAAAAAGGCTGGACCGAAATCGTATTAGAAGCAAGGGAAAATGCGGTAGCCTTTTACCAGGCGATTGGGTATTCGATCGTTGCGGAATCCTATCTGTTGTTCGGAGAAATCCAACATTACCGGATGCAGAAAAGCCTATAA
- the rny gene encoding ribonuclease Y, producing the protein MSTILTFIIPLIAAAGGLFAGKVFYSKVNKNIEGDAQRKAEDILKNAEITAENIKKDRMLEAKENFLRLRAEFEEESQNKKGILLENEQKLREKERVLAQQAEQQRTAEQELHSAKQSVQAKEENFRKKLEDVEKKREEAEAMLANQISQLEKIAGLSADEARQQIMDALKAEAESKASSLVKQAIEEAKLTATKEAKKVVIETIQRTAAENAIENCVSVFNIESDDIKGKIIGREGRNIRALEAATGVEFIVDDTPEAIIISGFDPVRREIARLSLHRLVQDGRIHPARIEEVVNKTRKNIDDEIIEIGEKTVIDLGIHGLHPELIKMVGRMRFRSSYGQNLLQHSREVAKLCATMAAELGLNAKLAKRAGLLHDIGKVWHEEPELPHALLGMELAQKYKEHPEVCNAIGAHHDECEMTSMISPIIQVCDAISGSRPGARREMMESYMKRLRDLETLATSFDGVQKCYAIQAGRELRIMVDSENVSDEKASNLSFDISQKIEKEMQYPGQIKVTVIREMRAVNFAK; encoded by the coding sequence ATGTCCACGATATTAACCTTTATTATCCCTCTAATTGCTGCGGCTGGAGGGTTATTTGCCGGAAAAGTATTCTACTCAAAGGTAAATAAAAACATCGAAGGGGATGCTCAACGCAAAGCGGAAGACATCCTAAAAAATGCAGAAATCACTGCAGAAAACATCAAGAAAGACCGTATGCTAGAAGCGAAGGAAAACTTCCTACGTCTTCGCGCTGAGTTCGAAGAAGAGTCCCAAAACAAAAAAGGAATTCTGTTAGAAAACGAGCAAAAACTACGCGAAAAAGAGCGCGTATTAGCGCAACAAGCGGAGCAACAACGCACCGCAGAACAAGAACTACATTCCGCGAAACAAAGCGTTCAAGCGAAGGAAGAGAACTTCCGCAAGAAGCTAGAAGACGTAGAAAAGAAACGCGAAGAAGCGGAGGCAATGCTGGCGAACCAGATCAGCCAATTAGAGAAAATTGCAGGTCTTTCTGCTGACGAAGCGCGCCAACAAATTATGGATGCCTTGAAGGCTGAGGCAGAATCGAAAGCGAGTTCTTTAGTGAAACAAGCGATCGAAGAAGCGAAATTAACAGCTACGAAAGAAGCGAAGAAAGTCGTGATTGAAACAATTCAACGTACGGCAGCTGAAAATGCGATTGAAAACTGCGTATCTGTTTTCAATATTGAATCAGACGATATCAAGGGTAAAATCATTGGTCGTGAAGGTCGTAACATTCGTGCGCTTGAAGCGGCAACAGGTGTGGAATTCATCGTAGATGATACGCCAGAAGCGATCATTATTTCAGGTTTCGATCCAGTTCGTCGTGAGATTGCTCGTTTGTCTTTGCACCGTTTGGTACAAGATGGTCGTATCCACCCAGCTCGTATTGAGGAGGTTGTGAATAAGACCCGTAAGAACATCGACGATGAGATCATCGAAATCGGAGAAAAAACCGTAATTGATCTAGGGATTCACGGCTTACACCCAGAATTAATTAAGATGGTGGGACGTATGCGTTTCCGTTCATCTTATGGCCAAAACCTATTGCAACACTCGCGCGAAGTCGCGAAGCTTTGTGCAACGATGGCGGCTGAATTAGGATTGAATGCGAAACTAGCGAAGCGTGCAGGTCTATTGCATGATATTGGAAAAGTTTGGCATGAAGAGCCAGAACTTCCTCACGCATTGCTAGGAATGGAACTGGCTCAGAAATACAAAGAGCATCCAGAGGTATGTAATGCGATTGGAGCTCACCACGATGAATGTGAGATGACTTCTATGATCTCTCCTATCATTCAGGTGTGTGATGCGATTTCTGGTTCACGTCCAGGTGCACGTCGCGAGATGATGGAGTCGTACATGAAACGTCTTCGTGATTTAGAAACATTAGCTACCTCATTCGATGGTGTTCAGAAGTGCTATGCGATCCAAGCGGGTCGTGAGCTTCGTATCATGGTCGATTCAGAGAACGTAAGTGACGAAAAAGCGTCGAACTTATCATTTGACATTTCTCAGAAAATCGAGAAAGAGATGCAATATCCTGGTCAAATCAAAGTAACGGTGATTCGCGAAATGCGCGCCGTGAACTTTGCAAAATAG
- a CDS encoding cell division protein ZapA has protein sequence MNPKIPCNLLVGIQSIALKVSPSEEAYVRNAASLVNKLVRYYERETNSSDPAAVMAMVALDLAMCGLKFDAEHNSLQDDVLEENNELLSLAAEFTV, from the coding sequence ATGAATCCTAAAATCCCTTGTAATCTACTGGTAGGCATACAAAGTATCGCCTTAAAGGTTAGTCCAAGTGAGGAGGCTTACGTACGAAATGCAGCATCATTAGTGAACAAACTGGTTCGTTATTACGAACGAGAAACAAATAGTTCAGATCCCGCAGCCGTGATGGCGATGGTGGCACTCGATTTAGCCATGTGTGGTTTGAAATTTGACGCAGAACACAATTCACTCCAGGACGACGTTTTGGAAGAAAACAATGAATTGTTATCTCTTGCGGCTGAGTTCACAGTATAA
- a CDS encoding lipopolysaccharide biosynthesis protein: MSILKKLAGETLSYGFSTILGRSLNFLLVFIHTAAFMPAALGVNVKLYGYVAIANIIYTYGMETAYFRYAKEAPERYYNIILTAIILTSGLFTLGLFVFADPLMAQLGYEGKGQFMRWLALILAIDAVTAIPFARLRLERKIQLFVKAKIVSILINVGLNLFFLALLKPMHEGHWGPAFLQNLYFPSIGAGYIFLANLLANASLFYWLRSSFADFKWTWDGAEMKKLWVYSYPIMFMSLAAMFNLMFDRLLLEEFLPAGFYPGRSSEDALGIYGNCYKLSVFMSLAIQAFKYAAEPFFLGSKSAENSQSNLALVSHWFVIVCLILWVGVSSNLFWIQGLFLRQSIYWEGIRVVPVLLLANLFLGVYYTQSVWFKKTNRTYMGTIITVTGLAVTLIGNVIFIPIYGYMACAYSFLTSAIVMTLLCYVGGQKFDPAPYRWMAAIVYISLGVIAIQSGSILASLQIPLFISQNIGFICILAIILIKEFSWRNGKPSLALK, encoded by the coding sequence ATGTCCATTCTTAAAAAATTAGCTGGCGAAACACTTTCCTATGGATTCAGTACAATCCTAGGACGCTCCCTGAATTTTTTATTGGTTTTTATCCACACCGCCGCCTTTATGCCGGCTGCCTTGGGCGTTAATGTGAAACTCTACGGGTATGTGGCCATTGCGAATATCATCTACACATACGGAATGGAAACGGCTTATTTTCGCTATGCGAAAGAGGCCCCAGAACGCTATTATAATATCATTTTAACAGCAATTATCTTAACATCGGGCTTGTTCACGCTTGGTTTATTTGTCTTTGCAGACCCTTTAATGGCGCAACTCGGATACGAAGGTAAAGGTCAATTCATGCGCTGGCTTGCTTTGATTTTAGCCATTGATGCGGTGACGGCGATCCCTTTCGCCCGTTTAAGACTGGAACGTAAAATTCAATTATTTGTCAAGGCAAAAATCGTTTCCATCCTGATTAATGTGGGGTTAAATCTCTTCTTTTTGGCTCTGTTAAAACCCATGCATGAAGGTCATTGGGGACCTGCTTTTTTACAGAATCTCTATTTCCCTAGCATCGGAGCCGGCTATATTTTTCTGGCTAATTTGCTCGCAAACGCTAGTCTCTTTTATTGGTTACGCTCCTCTTTTGCGGATTTCAAATGGACTTGGGATGGCGCCGAAATGAAGAAATTGTGGGTCTACTCCTACCCCATCATGTTCATGAGTTTAGCGGCGATGTTTAATTTAATGTTTGACCGTTTATTACTGGAGGAGTTTTTACCAGCAGGATTTTATCCGGGTAGAAGTTCGGAAGACGCCTTGGGGATTTATGGCAATTGCTACAAACTTTCTGTGTTCATGAGTTTAGCGATCCAAGCTTTTAAGTACGCAGCAGAGCCATTCTTCTTAGGCTCTAAATCAGCGGAAAACTCACAGTCTAATTTAGCACTCGTGAGCCATTGGTTTGTGATAGTTTGCTTGATTTTATGGGTAGGTGTGAGTTCAAATTTATTCTGGATTCAGGGACTATTTTTGCGTCAATCCATCTATTGGGAGGGCATTAGAGTGGTGCCTGTTCTTTTGTTAGCGAACTTGTTTTTAGGAGTGTATTACACGCAGTCTGTTTGGTTTAAAAAGACGAATAGAACCTATATGGGAACAATCATTACGGTCACTGGTCTAGCCGTTACGCTGATCGGGAATGTCATTTTTATCCCCATCTATGGCTATATGGCTTGTGCCTATTCTTTCTTAACTTCAGCCATCGTGATGACTTTATTGTGTTATGTAGGGGGCCAAAAATTCGACCCAGCACCCTACCGCTGGATGGCCGCCATTGTATACATCAGTTTAGGAGTAATTGCTATTCAGTCAGGTTCTATCTTAGCCAGTTTACAAATTCCGTTATTCATCAGTCAGAACATCGGATTTATTTGTATTTTGGCCATTATATTAATCAAAGAATTCTCCTGGAGAAACGGAAAACCTAGCTTAGCCCTGAAATGA
- a CDS encoding LytR/AlgR family response regulator transcription factor yields the protein MSEENLVEIPGTILKCMAVDDESLALDLVEDNISKVPFLQLVKRCRNAMEAVEYLENNPVDLLFLDIQMPGMTGLQFLESLTTKPMVIFVTAYQQYALDGFNLDVIDYVLKPINFERFLKASHKALDYYKSKQLLHKPAEAPKLEFIFIHADYSLMKIMLEDILYIEGLKDYIKIHLRTQKFPVVCRMTMKSIEEKLPSTDFIRVHKSFIVSLSKMESIRSQKIKIGENHIPISESYSEHFYQIIGYQKQ from the coding sequence ATGTCAGAAGAAAATCTAGTGGAAATCCCGGGTACCATTTTGAAGTGTATGGCGGTAGATGATGAGAGTTTAGCTTTGGACTTAGTCGAAGATAATATCTCCAAAGTTCCCTTTTTACAACTCGTGAAACGCTGCCGAAACGCGATGGAGGCCGTGGAATACTTAGAGAATAATCCTGTTGATTTATTATTCCTAGACATTCAAATGCCGGGAATGACTGGATTGCAATTTCTGGAAAGTTTAACCACTAAACCCATGGTCATTTTCGTGACCGCCTACCAACAATATGCCTTAGATGGTTTTAATTTAGATGTCATCGATTATGTCTTAAAACCAATCAATTTTGAGCGTTTCCTAAAGGCTAGCCATAAGGCACTTGACTATTACAAGAGCAAACAACTCCTTCATAAACCTGCCGAAGCTCCTAAATTAGAGTTCATTTTCATTCACGCGGATTACTCCTTAATGAAGATTATGCTCGAAGATATTCTTTATATCGAGGGCTTGAAAGATTACATTAAAATCCACCTAAGAACCCAAAAATTTCCGGTAGTTTGTCGCATGACGATGAAATCTATTGAGGAAAAATTACCGTCCACCGATTTTATTCGAGTACATAAATCGTTCATCGTTTCACTCAGCAAAATGGAGTCGATTCGCAGCCAAAAAATCAAAATAGGCGAGAACCACATTCCGATCAGCGAAAGTTATTCTGAGCATTTTTACCAAATCATCGGCTATCAAAAGCAATAA
- a CDS encoding sensor histidine kinase produces MINKSSTFRNLLLHLFFWAFLIALPILLGPNTNSTNPEEIRRSYFWIFYMTSFTVINIPFFYLNTEILLPKLLRAKGVIIYLLTLIGAIVFMLWIHEELFHWAYSQFFPGNHSGGGARRGALMRMIFQLLFYAAIGTSYRLISDRMKEDEQVKEQENERLKSELSFLRSQISPHFMFNVLNSVVSLSRRKPEMVEPVVVKLSELMRYMIYETNDSIVPISKELVYLESYIDLQKIRFGDDIEINFAHELGPKSSHIEPMLLIPFVENAFKHGVGFIENPTIEIELKDSSSELYFRVANKKGTVINETKDESSGIGLANVKRRLELLYPTNHQLQVKDSGSDFIITLTIQHV; encoded by the coding sequence ATGATAAATAAATCGTCTACATTCAGGAATCTGTTATTACACCTGTTTTTTTGGGCTTTCCTGATTGCACTTCCTATCCTGCTAGGACCGAATACGAATTCCACTAACCCAGAGGAAATTCGACGTTCCTATTTTTGGATCTTCTACATGACCAGTTTTACGGTCATCAATATCCCCTTCTTCTATTTAAATACGGAGATCCTTCTTCCTAAGTTATTGAGAGCTAAAGGTGTCATTATTTACCTCTTAACCCTCATCGGCGCCATTGTGTTTATGCTTTGGATCCACGAGGAATTGTTTCATTGGGCTTACTCGCAATTCTTCCCTGGAAATCATTCGGGAGGCGGAGCTCGAAGAGGAGCCTTGATGCGAATGATTTTCCAATTATTGTTCTATGCAGCCATCGGAACCTCTTATCGACTGATTTCGGATCGAATGAAAGAAGATGAGCAGGTCAAAGAACAAGAAAATGAGCGATTGAAATCCGAGCTTTCTTTTTTACGCTCTCAGATCAGCCCACATTTCATGTTCAATGTATTGAATAGCGTGGTTTCCTTGTCACGCAGAAAACCGGAAATGGTTGAGCCCGTGGTGGTGAAATTGTCTGAATTAATGCGCTATATGATTTACGAGACGAATGATTCGATCGTTCCTATCAGCAAGGAATTAGTGTATTTAGAAAGCTATATTGACCTACAGAAGATTCGCTTTGGAGATGACATTGAGATTAACTTTGCACACGAATTAGGGCCAAAATCAAGCCATATCGAGCCTATGTTATTGATTCCTTTTGTTGAAAATGCTTTTAAGCATGGGGTGGGATTCATTGAAAATCCGACGATTGAAATTGAATTAAAAGACAGTTCATCAGAACTTTATTTTAGAGTAGCTAATAAAAAAGGAACGGTGATAAATGAGACGAAAGACGAGAGTTCGGGTATAGGCCTAGCGAATGTAAAAAGACGTTTAGAATTGCTATACCCTACAAATCACCAATTGCAAGTCAAAGATTCTGGCTCTGATTTTATCATCACACTAACCATTCAACACGTCTAA